Proteins found in one Bombus terrestris chromosome 1, iyBomTerr1.2, whole genome shotgun sequence genomic segment:
- the LOC100650511 gene encoding ATPase WRNIP1, translating into MDNDKICCPICSKEFSSVIIENHVSKCLFLNESTSKESSSSFKDGSPARKYMKLSNTKVKKDDVGLVKNTTKMVSSVINVDSQSPTTSINNNTDKEVTKLFRNDHIPLAERMRPTTLSGYVGQLHVLGPSTVLYQLLNKSEIPNIILWGPPGCGKTSLANVIAYICKNKSNGKMRYVKLSAAMAGVNEVKEVITIASNELKFNRRTVIFMDEIHRFNKTQQDVFLPHVESGIITLIGATTENPSFSLNSALLSRCRVIVLEKLNTSNLMSILNRAVSSLEGTVYSSNKKLESANQIPKFIIDEPTIEWLAETCDGDARIALSGLELAVQYKIQSNEEFLQNGPVTITLANIKEGLKKTHMLYDKRGDQHYDMISALHKSVRASDENASLYWLTRMILGGEDPVYIARRLVRMACEDIGLEDPKALGIAVHTMHGCKMIGMPECDVLLAQCTTYLARAPKSRLMEDALRAAQRVIAEHKGPQPGVPLYLRNAPTKLMKNLGYSKGYNMKHKDESGMNYLPEGLENVNFFDYHKNYMT; encoded by the exons ATGGACAATGATAAAATTTGTTGTCCCATCTGTTCTAAAGAATTTTCTTCTGTAATAATAGAGAATCATGTCAGTAAATGTTTATTCCTAAATGAATCAACAAGCAAAGAATCTTCATCATCCTTTAAGGATGGAAGTCCTGCAAGGAAGTATATGAAATTAAGTAATACCAAAGTAAAAAAGGACGACGTAGGATTAGTAAAAAATACAACTAAAATGGTATCATCAGTAATAAATGTAGATTCTCAAAGTCCAACGAcatcaattaataataat aCAGATAAAGAAGTTACAAAGTTATTTAGGAACGATCATATACCTCTTGCTGAACGTATGAGACCTACAACACTTTCAGGGTATGTTGGTCAATTACATGTTCTTGGACCATCTACTgttttatatcaattattaaataagtCTGAAATaccaaatataattttatgggGTCCACCTGGTTGTGGAAAG ACGTCTTTGGCAAATGTTATAGCTTACATATGTAAGAATAAGTCAAATGGTAAAATGAGATATGTTAAGTTATCTGCAGCAATGGCTGGTGTAAATGAAGTAAAAGAAGTAATCACTATAGCTTCTAATGAGTTAAAATTTAACAGACGTACAGTGATTTTCATGGATGAAATACATCGTTTTAATAAAACTCAGCAAGATGTATTTTTACCACATGTTGAATCTGGTATCATTACACTAATTGGTGCAACAACAGAAAATCCTTCTTTCAGCTTAAATTCGGCACTTTTGAGTCGTTGTAGAGTCATTGTTTTGGAAAAATTGAATACATCTAATTTAATGTCTATATTAAATCGAGCAGTGTCTTCACTAGAGGGAACGGTATATAGCTCAAATAAGAAATTGGAAAGTGCAAATCAAATACCAAAATTTATTATAGATGAACCGACCATAGAATGGCTAGCAGAAACTTGTGATGGTGACGCGCGTATAGCATTAAGTGGACTAGAATTAGCAGTTCAGTATAAAATACAGAGCAATgaagaatttttacaaaatgGTCCTGTGACCATAACATTAGCTAATATTAAAGAAGGCCTTAAAAAAACTCATATGTTATATGACAAGAGAGGTGACCAACATTATGATATGATTTCAGCTCTACATAAATCTGTTAGAGCAAGTGATGAAAATGCCTCTCTTTATTGGTTAACAAGAATGATATTAGGTGGCGAAGATCCAGTTTACATTGCACGAAGATTGGTTAGAATGGCATGTGAAGATATTGGTTTAGAAGATCCAAAAGCACTTG GAATTGCTGTACATACAATGCATGGTTGCAAGATGATAGGAATGCCTGAATGTGATGTCCTTTTAGCACAGTGTACAACATATTTAGCAAGAGCACCAAAGTCTAGATTAATGGAAGATGCACTCAGAGCTGCTCAAAGAGTAATAGCTGAACATAAAGGACCTCAGCCTGGAGTACctttatatttaagaaatgcTCCAACAAAGCTTATGAAGAATCTAG gatATAGCAAAGGTTACAATATGAAACATAAAGATGAATCAGGAATGAATTATTTACCAGAAGGATTAGAAAATGTAAACTTCTTTGATTACCATAAGAATTATATGACATAA
- the LOC105666912 gene encoding methyltransferase-like 26 has translation MNAIIHCAANHRSRIMAAKKLIYPAAERNKSPILSVLQKYIQHSPDETFLEIASGSGQHIAYFATHFPQISFYPSEYESRLFESIAAHTNGLINVKDPLKIDITTDFHTWGNNIFKEANIDYIYNANMIHISPYQCSVGLFNNAGKLLKDDGILFTYGPYAIDGKITPESNVNFNKSLKLQDSNWGLRDINDLKALAEKNGIKLINVIDMPANNKTIIWKKC, from the exons ATGAATGCAATTATTCACTGTGCTGCTAATCATAG GTCCAGAATTATGGCTGCCAAAAAGCTAATTTATCCTGCAGCTGAACGTAACAAAAGTCCTATTTTGTCAgttcttcaaaaatatattcAGCATAGTCCAGACGAAACTTTTTTGGAAATTGCATCTGGTTCTGGACAACATATAGCATATTTTGCTACTCACTTTCctcaaatttcattttatccttCAGAATATGAATCAAGGCTATTCGAAAGTATTGCAGCTCATACAAATGGACTTATAAATGTGAAAGACCCTTTAAAGATAGATATTACAACAGATTTTCATACTTGGGGCAATAATATCTTTAAAGAAGCCAatattgattatatatataatgcaaaTATGATACACATTTCACCTTATCAGTGTAGTGTTGGTTTATTTAATAATGCGGGTAAATTGTTAAAGGATGAtggtattttatttacatatggACCTTATGCTATAGACGGAAAAATAACGCCAGAAAGTAacgttaatttcaataaatcatTGAAGCTTCAAGATTCGAACTGGGGCCTGAGAGATATTAATGATCTGAAGGCATTAGCAGAAAAGAATGGTATTAAGTTAATAAATGTTATTGACATGCCTGCTAACAATAAAACTATTATAtggaaaaaatgttaa
- the LOC100650629 gene encoding dnaJ homolog subfamily C member 21 produces the protein MKCHYEILGVPRNASDDDLKKAYRKLALKWHPDKNLNNPEEAKEQFQLVQQAWEVLSDPHERTWYDNHREAILKGGIDGDYKDDSIDLFQYFSTTCFKGYGDDEKGFYTIYRNLFEKLAIEDIEFAKERDIDEEIPGFGDSQSSYKEIVHKFYAYWQSYNTKRSFAWLDPYDIRDAPNRRVARLIEKENKKVRDRAKKERNEQVRNLVAFIRKRDKRVQAHIVKLSEHAKENLKKVEERRRQQLLERQKQLKEHKVSEWSASPNIEAELKNIEANLDQEFGEDLSSEGDMDDENAIDDNSLYCVACNKIFKTHKAFKNHENSKRHKDNIAMIKLSMMKECNKLGNVQESDANSELISQCEKKLATDSQIPDFLLNPVQNNMENKGSAEKEISEAELISDDEEFKDFAKPEGILCYPEESKFAVESQMDDFLRVSPKVLKYNNEYTTSEDELISDQENKEIVRSKKQKKKKQKKNVQNPVVEQISDEDLNINEDILLSKKQRKKQQHKQRMLNKVVENNQKLSNDEIRKCEEEIIKVMDERELLPNNLETNTAINEKSKSKKVKSAKRKSLEKENGGKNRNGLQSIEVPDLAHCCVMCKLEFPSKNKLFEHLKKTGHSVYIPTSMKNKRNQEKLSKSKGNNDKRNH, from the coding sequence ATGAAGTGTCACTATGAGATATTAGGGGTACCACGAAATGCTTCTGATGATGACTTAAAAAAGGCTTACAGAAAACTAGCTTTAAAGTGGCACCCAgacaaaaatttaaataatccagAAGAAGCAAAGGAACAGTTTCAGCTTGTTCAACAAGCTTGGGAAGTATTAAGTGATCCTCATGAACGTACCTGGTATGACAACCATCGTGAAGCTATTTTAAAAGGTGGTATTGATGGAGATTATAAGGACGATTCTATCGATCTCTTTCAATATTTCTCAACTACTTGCTTCAAGGGTTATGGAGACGATGAAAAAGGATTTTATACTATTTATCGTAATCTATTTGAAAAATTAGCAATTGAGGACATAGAATTTGCAAAAGAAAGAGATATAGATGAAGAAATTCCAGGATTTGGAGATTCACAAAGTTCATATAAAGAAATTGTTCATAAATTTTATGCTTATTGGCAAAGTTATAACACAAAGAGATCATTTGCATGGTTAGATCCTTATGACATTAGAGATGCTCCTAATAGAAGAGTCGCGCGTCTTATtgagaaagaaaataagaaagttcGAGACAGAgctaagaaagaaagaaatgaacaaGTAAGAAATTTAGTTGCATTTATACGTAAACGTGATAAACGAGTACAGGCTCATATAGTTAAGCTTAGTGAACATgcaaaagaaaatttgaaaaaggtaGAAGAACGAAGAAGGCAACAATTATTAGAAAGacaaaaacaattaaaagaaCATAAAGTATCAGAGTGGTCAGCATCTCCAAACATAGAGGCCGAGCTTAAAAATATTGAAGCTAATCTTGATCAAGAATTTGGAGAAGATTTATCTTCCGAAGGAGACATGGATGATGAAAATGCAATAGATGATAATTCTCTGTATTGTGTAGcttgcaataaaatatttaaaacacatAAAGCGTTTAAAAATCATGAAAACTCTAAAAGACATAAAGATAATATTGCAATGATAAAACTATCTATGATGAAAGAATGTAACAAACTTGGAAATGTTCAAGAAAGTGATGCTAATTCTGAATTAATCTCACAATGTGAGAAAAAGCTAGCAACAGATTCACAAATTCctgattttttattaaatcctGTTCAAAATAATATGGAGAATAAAGGTAgcgctgaaaaagaaatttcagaGGCAGAATTAATATCAGATGATGAAGAATTTAAGGATTTTGCAAAACCAGAAGGAATATTGTGCTATCCAGAAGAATCTAAATTTGCTGTGGAATCTCAGATGGACGATTTCCTTCGCGTATCACCTAAAGTactgaaatataataatgaatataCAACTTCTGAAGATGAGCTTATTTCCGAccaggaaaataaagaaattgtgcgatctaagaaacaaaaaaagaaaaaacagaaaaagaatgTTCAGAATCCAGTAGTAGAGCAAATTAGTGACGAAGATCTAAATATCAATGAAGATATTTTGTTATCAAAAAAACAACGCAAAAAACAGCAACACAAGCAGAGAATGTTAAATAAAGTTGTTGAGAATAATCAAAAATTGTCCAATGATGAAATAAGGAAATGTGAGGAAGAGATAATCAAAGTAATGGATGAAAGAGAATTATTACCTAATAATTTAGAAACAAATACTGCAATTAATGAGAAATCTAAAAGTAAGAAGGTTAAAAGCGCAAAAAGAAAAtctttagaaaaagaaaatggaggTAAAAATAGGAATGGATTACAAAGCATTGAAGTGCCAGATTTAGCACATTGTTGTGTGATGTGTAAACTTGAATTTcctagtaaaaataaattatttgaacatttgaaaaaGACAGGACATTCTGTATATATACCAActtcgatgaaaaataaaagaaatcaagaAAAATTGAGTAAAAGCAAGGGGAATAATGATAAAAGAAATCATTAA